The following proteins come from a genomic window of Castor canadensis chromosome 17, mCasCan1.hap1v2, whole genome shotgun sequence:
- the Gspt1 gene encoding eukaryotic peptide chain release factor GTP-binding subunit ERF3A isoform X3: protein MELSEPVVENGETDMSPEESWEHKEEISEAEPEGGSLGDGRPSEESTHEMMEEEEEIPKPKSVVAPPGAPKKEHVNVVFIGHVDAGKSTIGGQIMYLTGMVDKRTLEKYEREAKEKNRETWYLSWALDTNQEERDKGKTVEVGRAYFETEKKHFTILDAPGHKSFVPNMIGGASQADLAVLVISARKGEFETGFEKGGQTREHAMLAKTAGVKHLIVLINKMDDPTVNWSNERYEECKEKLVPFLKKVGFNPKKDIHFMPCSGLTGANLKEQSDFCPWYIGLPFIPYLDNLPNFNRSADGPIRLPIVDKYKDMGTVVLGKLESGSISRGQQLVMMPNKHNVEVLGILSDDVETDSVAPGENLKIRLKGIEEEEILPGFILCDLNNLCHSGRTFDAQIVIIEHKSIICPGYNAVLHVHTCIEEVEITALICLVDKKSGEKSKTRPRFVKQDQVCIARLRTAGTICLETFKDFPQMGRFTLRDEGKTIAIGKVLKLVPEKD, encoded by the exons TAGAAAATGGAGAGACTGATATGTCCCCAGAAGAATCATGGgagcacaaagaagaaataagtgaagCAGAGCCGGAGGGTGGTTCCTTGGGAGATGGAAGGCCGTCAGAAGAAAGTACCCATGAAAtgatggaagaggaagaggaaatacCAAAACCTAAATCTGTGGTTGCACCCCCAGGTGCTCCTAAAAAAGAACATGTCAATGTAGTGTTCATTGGGCACGTAG ATGCGGGCAAGTCAACCATTGGAGGACAAATAAT GTATTTAACTGGAATGGTTGACAAAAGGACACTCGAGAAATATGAAagagaagctaaagaaaaaaacagagaaacttg GTACTTGTCTTGGGCCTTAGACACAAATCAGGAAGAACGAGACAAGGGTAAAACAGTAGAAGTGGGTCGTGCGTATTTTGAAACCGAAAAAAAGCATTTTACAATTCTGGATGCTCCTGGCCACAAGAGTTTTGTCCCAAATATGATTGGTGGCGCCTCTCAAGCTGACCTGGCTGTGCTG GTAATCTCAGCCAGGAAAGGAGAGTTTGAAACTGGATTTGAAAAAGGAGGACAGACCAGAGAACATGCCATGTTGGCAAAAACAGCAGGTGTAAAACACTTAATTGTGCTTATTAATAAGATGGATGATCCAACAGTTAATTGGAGCAATGAGAG ATATGAAGAATGTAAAGAGAAACTAgtgccatttttgaaaaaagttggCTTCAATCCCAAAAAGGACATTCACTTTATGCCCTGCTCAGGACTGACTGGAGCAAATCTCAAAGAACAATCAGATTTCTGTCCGTGGTACAT AGGATTACCATTTATTCCATATCTGGATAATTTGCCAAACTTCAATAGATCAGCTGATGGACCAATCAGACTGCCAATTGTGGACAAGTACAAG GACATGGGCACTGTGGTCCTGGGAAAGCTGGAGTCCGGCTCAATCTCGAGAGGCCAGCAGCTTGTGATGATGCCAAACAAG caCAACGTGGAAGTTCTTGGGATACTTTCTGATGATGTAGAAACTGATTCTGTAGCTCCAGGTGAAAACCTTAAAATCAGGCTGAAAGGAATCGAAGAGGAGGAGATTCTTCCTGGATTCATACTTTGCGATCTTAATAATCTTTGTCATTCTGGACGCACATTTGATGCCCAG ATAGTGATCATAGAGCACAAGTCTATCATCTGCCCCGGGTACAACGCAGTGCTGCACGTCCACACCTGCATCGAGGAGGTCGAGATAACC GCCTTAATCTGCTTGGTAGATaaaaaatcaggagaaaaaaGTAAGACTCGACCTCGTTTTGTGAAACAAGATCAAGTGTGCATTGCTCGTTTAAGGACGGCAGGAACCATCTGTCTCGAGACCTTTAAAGACTTTCCTCAGATGGGTCGTTTCACCTTAAGAGATGAGG